The proteins below come from a single Serratia ficaria genomic window:
- the rpmJ gene encoding 50S ribosomal protein L36 — MKVRASVKKLCRNCKIVKRNGVVRVICSAEPKHKQRQG; from the coding sequence ATGAAAGTTCGTGCTTCCGTCAAGAAATTATGTCGTAACTGCAAAATCGTTAAGCGTAACGGTGTCGTTCGTGTGATTTGCAGCGCCGAGCCGAAGCATAAACAGCGTCAAGGCTGA
- a CDS encoding DNA-directed RNA polymerase subunit alpha, whose product MQGSVTEFLKPRLVDIEQVSSTHAKVTLEPLERGFGHTLGNALRRILLSSMPGCAVTEVEIDGVLHEYSTKEGVQEDILEILLNLKGLAVRVQGKDEVILTLNKSGIGPVTAADITHDGDVEIVKPQHVICHLTDENAAISMRIKVQRGRGYVPASARIHSEEDERPIGRLLVDACYSPVERIAYNVEAARVEQRTDLDKLVIEMETNGTIDPEEAIRRAATILAEQLEAFVDLRDVRQPEVKEEKPEFDPILLRPVDDLELTVRSANCLKAEAIHYIGDLVQRTEVELLKTPNLGKKSLTEIKDVLASRGLSLGMRLENWPPASIADE is encoded by the coding sequence ATGCAGGGTTCTGTGACAGAGTTTCTAAAACCGCGCCTGGTAGATATCGAGCAAGTCAGTTCGACGCACGCCAAGGTGACCCTTGAGCCTTTAGAGCGTGGCTTTGGCCATACTCTTGGCAACGCACTGCGCCGTATTCTGCTTTCATCTATGCCGGGTTGCGCGGTGACCGAGGTTGAGATTGATGGTGTACTGCATGAGTACAGCACCAAAGAAGGCGTACAGGAAGATATCCTGGAGATCCTGCTCAACCTGAAAGGGCTGGCGGTGAGAGTTCAAGGCAAAGACGAAGTTATTCTTACCCTGAATAAATCTGGCATTGGCCCTGTGACCGCTGCCGACATCACCCATGATGGTGATGTCGAAATCGTCAAGCCTCAGCATGTGATCTGCCACCTGACCGATGAGAACGCTGCTATCAGCATGCGTATCAAAGTTCAGCGCGGTCGTGGTTATGTGCCGGCTTCTGCCCGAATTCATTCGGAAGAAGATGAGCGCCCGATCGGTCGTCTGTTGGTTGACGCCTGCTATAGCCCTGTAGAGCGTATTGCCTACAATGTTGAAGCAGCGCGTGTAGAACAGCGTACTGACCTGGACAAGCTGGTAATCGAGATGGAAACCAATGGCACGATCGATCCTGAAGAGGCGATCCGCCGTGCGGCTACCATTCTGGCTGAACAACTTGAAGCTTTCGTTGACCTGCGTGACGTGCGTCAACCGGAAGTTAAAGAAGAGAAACCAGAGTTCGATCCGATCCTGCTGCGCCCTGTTGACGATCTGGAATTGACTGTCCGCTCTGCTAACTGCCTCAAGGCAGAAGCTATCCACTACATCGGTGATCTGGTACAGCGTACCGAGGTTGAGTTGCTGAAAACGCCGAACCTGGGTAAAAAATCTCTTACCGAGATTAAAGACGTGCTGGCCTCACGTGGTCTGTCTCTGGGCATGCGCCTGGAAAACTGGCCGCCGGCAAGCATTGCTGACGAGTAA
- the rpsD gene encoding 30S ribosomal protein S4 → MARYLGPKLKLSRREGTDLFLKSGVRAIDSKCKIEQPPGQHGARKPRLSDYGVQLREKQKVRRMYGVLERQFRNYYKEAARLKGNTGANLLQLLEGRLDNVVYRMGFGATRAESRQLVSHKAIMVNGRVVNIASYQVSPNDVVSIREKAKKQSRVKASLELAEQREKPTWLEVDAAKMEGVFKRMPERTDLSADINEHLIVELYSK, encoded by the coding sequence ATGGCAAGATATTTGGGTCCTAAGCTCAAGCTTAGCCGCCGTGAGGGCACAGACCTGTTCCTGAAGTCTGGCGTTCGCGCGATCGATTCAAAATGCAAAATTGAGCAACCGCCTGGTCAACACGGTGCGCGTAAACCGCGTCTGTCTGACTATGGTGTACAGTTACGTGAGAAGCAGAAAGTTCGCCGTATGTACGGTGTTCTGGAGCGTCAATTCCGTAACTATTACAAAGAAGCAGCACGCCTGAAGGGCAACACCGGTGCAAACCTGTTGCAACTGCTGGAAGGTCGTCTGGACAACGTTGTTTACCGTATGGGCTTCGGCGCTACTCGTGCAGAGTCACGTCAGCTGGTTAGCCACAAAGCAATTATGGTAAACGGTCGCGTTGTTAACATCGCTTCTTATCAGGTATCTCCGAATGACGTAGTCAGCATCCGCGAGAAGGCTAAAAAGCAGTCTCGTGTTAAAGCTTCTCTGGAGCTGGCTGAGCAGCGTGAAAAGCCGACTTGGCTGGAAGTTGATGCTGCTAAGATGGAAGGCGTGTTCAAGCGTATGCCTGAACGTACCGATCTGTCTGCGGACATTAACGAACACCTGATCGTCGAGCTTTACTCCAAGTAA
- the rplO gene encoding 50S ribosomal protein L15, protein MRLNTLSPAEGAKHAPKRVGRGIGSGLGKTGGRGHKGQNSRSGGGVRRGFEGGQMPLYRRLPKFGFTSRKAMITAEVRLSELALIEGDVIDLNALKAANVVGIQIEFVKVMLSGEIARPVTLRGLRVTKGARAAIEAAGGKIEE, encoded by the coding sequence ATGCGTTTAAATACTCTGTCTCCGGCTGAAGGTGCCAAGCATGCGCCGAAGCGTGTAGGTCGTGGTATTGGTTCTGGCCTGGGTAAAACCGGCGGCCGTGGTCACAAAGGTCAGAACTCACGTTCTGGCGGTGGCGTACGTCGCGGGTTTGAAGGTGGTCAGATGCCTTTATATCGTCGTTTGCCGAAATTCGGCTTCACCTCTCGCAAAGCTATGATCACGGCAGAAGTTCGTCTGTCTGAGCTGGCTCTGATCGAAGGCGACGTAATCGACCTGAACGCGCTGAAAGCCGCTAACGTAGTTGGTATCCAGATCGAATTCGTGAAAGTTATGCTTTCTGGCGAAATCGCTCGTCCGGTTACCCTGCGTGGTCTGCGTGTCACCAAAGGCGCTCGTGCTGCTATCGAGGCTGCTGGCGGTAAAATTGAGGAATAA
- the rplR gene encoding 50S ribosomal protein L18 — translation MDKKSARIRRATRARRKLKELGATRLVVHRTPRHIYAQVIAPNGSEVLVAASTLEKAITEQLKYSGNKDAAAAVGKALAERALEKGIAKVSFDRSGFQYHGRVQALADAAREAGLQF, via the coding sequence ATGGATAAGAAATCTGCTCGTATCCGTCGTGCGACCCGCGCACGCCGTAAGCTCAAAGAACTGGGTGCAACCCGCCTGGTGGTACATCGTACCCCGCGTCACATTTACGCACAGGTAATTGCTCCAAACGGTTCTGAAGTTCTGGTAGCCGCTTCTACTTTAGAAAAAGCTATCACTGAGCAACTGAAGTATTCCGGTAACAAAGACGCAGCAGCAGCAGTGGGCAAAGCCCTGGCTGAGCGCGCGTTGGAAAAAGGGATTGCGAAAGTATCCTTTGACCGTTCCGGTTTCCAATATCATGGTCGAGTCCAGGCACTGGCAGATGCTGCCCGTGAAGCTGGCCTTCAGTTCTAA
- the rplF gene encoding 50S ribosomal protein L6, which translates to MSRVAKAPVVIPAGVEVKLNGQVISIKGKNGELTRTVHDAVEVKQEANALTFAPREGFANAWAQAGTTRALLNAMVVGVTEGFTKKLQLVGVGYRAAVKGNVVNLALGFSHPVDHQLPAGITAECPSQTEIVLKGADKQVIGQVAADLRAYRRPEPYKGKGVRYADEVVRTKEAKKK; encoded by the coding sequence ATGTCTCGTGTTGCAAAAGCACCCGTCGTCATTCCTGCCGGCGTAGAGGTAAAACTCAACGGTCAGGTTATTTCGATTAAGGGTAAGAACGGCGAGCTGACTCGTACTGTCCACGACGCCGTTGAAGTGAAGCAAGAAGCTAACGCACTGACTTTCGCCCCGCGCGAAGGTTTTGCTAACGCCTGGGCCCAAGCGGGTACTACGCGCGCTCTGCTGAACGCAATGGTAGTTGGTGTTACCGAAGGCTTCACCAAGAAGCTTCAACTGGTAGGTGTTGGTTATCGTGCTGCCGTAAAAGGCAACGTGGTGAATTTAGCCCTGGGCTTCTCTCACCCTGTCGATCACCAGCTGCCAGCAGGTATTACTGCTGAATGCCCAAGCCAAACTGAAATCGTGCTGAAAGGCGCTGATAAGCAGGTTATTGGCCAGGTTGCTGCAGATCTGCGTGCCTACCGCCGTCCTGAGCCTTACAAAGGCAAGGGTGTCCGTTACGCCGACGAAGTCGTGCGTACCAAAGAGGCTAAGAAGAAGTAA
- the mscL gene encoding large-conductance mechanosensitive channel protein MscL, whose amino-acid sequence MSMLKEFREFAMRGNVVDLAVGVIIGAAFGKIVSSFVADIIMPPLGLLIGGVDFKQFHLVLREAQGTVPAVVMNYGSFIQTVFDFVIVAFAIFLAIKLMNKMRRKQAEEPAAPPAPTAEEKLLTEIRDLLSQQQQPKL is encoded by the coding sequence ATGAGTATGTTAAAAGAGTTCCGCGAATTTGCCATGCGTGGCAACGTGGTCGATCTGGCGGTGGGTGTGATTATCGGTGCGGCATTCGGTAAGATCGTATCGTCATTCGTTGCCGATATCATCATGCCGCCGCTGGGTTTATTGATCGGCGGCGTTGATTTCAAACAGTTCCACCTGGTATTACGTGAAGCTCAAGGCACCGTACCGGCAGTGGTAATGAACTACGGTTCGTTCATCCAGACCGTTTTTGATTTCGTTATTGTTGCCTTCGCTATTTTCCTGGCAATTAAGCTGATGAACAAAATGCGTCGCAAACAGGCGGAAGAGCCGGCAGCCCCTCCGGCACCGACTGCAGAAGAGAAGCTGCTGACTGAAATTCGTGATTTGCTGAGCCAACAGCAACAGCCAAAACTGTAA
- the rpsE gene encoding 30S ribosomal protein S5, which produces MAHIEKQAGELQEKLIAVNRVSKTVKGGRIFSFTALTVVGDGNGRVGFGYGKAREVPAAIQKAMEKARRNMMNVALNSGTLQHPVKGAHTGSRVFMQPASEGTGIIAGGAMRAVLEVAGVHNVLAKAYGSTNPINVVRATIDALANMKSPEMVAAKRGKSVADILG; this is translated from the coding sequence ATGGCTCACATCGAAAAACAAGCTGGCGAACTGCAGGAAAAGCTGATCGCGGTAAACCGCGTATCCAAAACCGTAAAAGGTGGCCGTATTTTCAGCTTTACCGCACTGACTGTAGTTGGTGATGGTAACGGTCGCGTAGGTTTTGGCTACGGCAAAGCTCGCGAAGTTCCAGCAGCGATCCAGAAAGCGATGGAAAAAGCCCGTCGCAACATGATGAACGTCGCGCTGAACAGCGGCACCCTGCAGCACCCTGTTAAAGGTGCTCATACGGGTTCCCGTGTGTTCATGCAGCCGGCTTCCGAAGGTACCGGTATTATCGCCGGTGGTGCAATGCGCGCCGTCCTGGAAGTCGCTGGGGTGCACAACGTATTGGCTAAAGCTTATGGTTCCACCAACCCGATCAACGTGGTTCGTGCAACTATCGATGCTTTGGCAAATATGAAGTCCCCTGAAATGGTCGCTGCCAAGCGTGGTAAATCCGTTGCAGACATTCTGGGGTAA
- the trkA gene encoding Trk system potassium transporter TrkA codes for MKIIILGAGQVGGTLAENLVGENNDITVVDTDSGRLRQLQDKFDLRVVQGHGSHPRVLREAGAEDADMLVAVTNSDETNMVACQIAYSLFNTPNRIARIRAPEYIRESEKLFQPEAVPIDHLISPEQLVIDYIYKLIEYPGALQVVNFAEGKVSIAAVKAYYGGPLVGNALSSMREHMPHIDTRVAAIFRQDRPIRPQGSTIIEAGDEVFFVAASQHIRAVMSELQRLEKPYKRIMIVGGGNVGAGLAQRLEKSYNVKLIERNQQRAAELAEQLHDTIVFYGDASDQELLAEEHVEQVDVFIAITNDDEANIMSAMLAKRMGAKKVMVLIQRRAYVDLVQGSVIDIAISPQQATISALLGHVRKADIVSVSSLRRGVAEAIEAIAHGDESTSKVVGRIVEDIKLPPGTTIGAIVRGDDVIIANGNSKIEQGDHVIMFITDKKFVPDVERLFQPSPFFL; via the coding sequence ATGAAAATAATTATTCTTGGTGCAGGTCAGGTTGGCGGCACGCTGGCGGAAAACCTGGTGGGCGAAAATAACGATATCACCGTGGTGGATACCGACTCCGGCCGCCTGCGGCAGCTGCAGGACAAATTTGACCTGCGGGTGGTTCAGGGACACGGCTCTCACCCGCGCGTACTGCGCGAAGCCGGCGCAGAAGACGCCGACATGCTGGTTGCCGTCACCAACTCTGACGAAACCAATATGGTCGCCTGCCAGATCGCCTATTCTCTGTTTAATACCCCCAACCGCATCGCCCGCATTCGCGCGCCGGAATATATTCGCGAGTCGGAAAAGCTGTTCCAGCCCGAAGCGGTGCCGATTGATCACCTGATCTCGCCGGAACAGCTGGTTATCGATTACATCTACAAGCTGATCGAATACCCGGGGGCGCTGCAGGTGGTGAACTTTGCCGAAGGCAAGGTCAGCATCGCGGCGGTCAAGGCCTATTACGGCGGCCCGCTGGTCGGCAATGCGCTGTCCTCCATGCGCGAGCATATGCCGCACATCGATACCCGCGTCGCCGCTATTTTCCGCCAGGATCGGCCGATTCGCCCGCAGGGTTCAACCATTATCGAGGCCGGTGACGAAGTGTTCTTCGTCGCCGCTTCGCAGCATATTCGCGCGGTAATGAGCGAACTGCAGCGGCTGGAAAAACCCTATAAGCGCATCATGATCGTCGGCGGCGGCAACGTCGGCGCCGGCCTGGCCCAGCGGTTGGAAAAATCTTACAACGTGAAGCTGATTGAGCGTAATCAGCAGCGCGCCGCCGAACTGGCCGAGCAGCTGCACGATACCATCGTATTCTATGGCGACGCTTCCGATCAGGAACTGCTGGCGGAAGAGCACGTCGAACAGGTGGACGTGTTTATCGCCATCACCAACGACGATGAAGCCAACATCATGTCGGCGATGCTGGCCAAGCGCATGGGCGCCAAGAAAGTGATGGTGCTGATCCAGCGCCGCGCCTATGTCGACCTGGTGCAGGGCAGCGTGATCGATATTGCCATTTCACCGCAGCAGGCGACGATTTCGGCTTTATTGGGCCACGTGCGCAAGGCGGATATCGTCAGCGTTTCTTCACTGCGCCGCGGCGTGGCCGAAGCGATTGAGGCCATTGCTCACGGTGATGAAAGCACCTCGAAAGTGGTCGGCCGCATCGTCGAAGATATCAAACTGCCGCCGGGTACCACCATCGGTGCGATCGTGCGCGGCGACGACGTTATCATCGCCAACGGCAACAGCAAAATTGAACAGGGCGATCACGTCATCATGTTTATTACCGACAAAAAATTCGTACCGGACGTTGAGCGGCTGTTCCAGCCGAGCCCATTCTTCCTGTAG
- the rpsN gene encoding 30S ribosomal protein S14 — protein sequence MAKQSMKAREVVRVKLADKYRAKREELKAIISGVNSSDEDRWDAVLKLQTLPRDSSPSRQRKRCRQTGRPHGYVGKFGLSRIKLREAAMRGEVPGLKKASW from the coding sequence ATGGCTAAGCAATCAATGAAAGCACGCGAAGTCGTTCGCGTGAAACTGGCTGACAAGTACCGCGCTAAACGCGAGGAATTGAAAGCTATCATTTCTGGTGTGAACTCTTCCGACGAAGATCGTTGGGATGCTGTTCTCAAGCTGCAAACTCTGCCGCGTGATTCCAGCCCGTCTCGTCAGCGTAAACGCTGCCGCCAAACTGGCCGTCCACATGGTTATGTGGGCAAATTCGGGTTGAGCCGTATCAAGCTACGTGAAGCCGCTATGCGCGGTGAAGTACCAGGCTTGAAAAAGGCTAGCTGGTAA
- the rplQ gene encoding 50S ribosomal protein L17, with protein MRHRKSGRQLNRNSSHRQAMFRNMAGSLVRHEIIKTTLPKAKELRRVVEPLITLAKTDSVANRRLAFARTRDNEIVAKLFNELGPRFASRAGGYTRILKCGFRAGDNAPMAYIELVDRAESQAEVATAE; from the coding sequence ATGCGCCATCGTAAGAGTGGTCGTCAACTGAACCGTAACAGCAGCCATCGCCAGGCTATGTTCCGTAACATGGCCGGCTCTTTGGTTCGTCATGAGATCATCAAGACGACCCTGCCAAAAGCGAAAGAGCTGCGTCGCGTTGTTGAGCCGCTGATTACTCTTGCCAAGACCGACAGCGTAGCTAATCGTCGTCTGGCATTCGCCCGTACTCGTGATAACGAGATCGTGGCAAAACTGTTTAACGAGCTGGGCCCGCGTTTCGCGAGCCGTGCCGGTGGTTACACTCGCATTCTGAAGTGTGGCTTCCGCGCAGGCGACAACGCGCCGATGGCATACATCGAGCTGGTTGATCGTGCTGAGTCTCAAGCAGAAGTGGCAACTGCAGAGTAA
- a CDS encoding alternative ribosome-rescue factor A produces MTKYRHTKGQIQDNAIEALLHDPLFRQRVEKNVKGKGSYRRKDKHAKGGSWEASGKRSGDNLPLAFWF; encoded by the coding sequence ATGACAAAGTATCGTCATACCAAAGGCCAGATTCAGGATAACGCCATTGAGGCGCTGTTGCATGACCCGTTATTCCGCCAGCGGGTAGAAAAGAACGTCAAAGGGAAAGGCAGCTACCGGCGTAAAGACAAACACGCTAAAGGCGGCAGCTGGGAGGCCAGTGGTAAACGATCAGGCGATAATTTACCACTGGCCTTCTGGTTTTGA
- the zntR gene encoding Zn(2+)-responsive transcriptional regulator: MFKIGQLAKLADVTPDTVRYYEKQGMMDHNVRTEGGYRLYSDQDLQRLRFIRYAKQLGFTLETIAELLSIRVDPEHHTCQESKSIVDARLSEVQSKLAELSRMRDSLQRLSDACCGTAHTSNYCSILEALEQGASDEKCKKGG, translated from the coding sequence ATGTTCAAAATCGGCCAATTGGCCAAGCTGGCTGATGTGACGCCGGATACCGTGCGCTACTACGAGAAGCAGGGCATGATGGATCATAACGTCCGTACCGAAGGCGGCTATCGGCTCTATAGCGATCAGGATCTGCAGCGCCTGCGGTTTATCCGCTATGCTAAACAGCTGGGCTTTACGCTGGAAACGATCGCCGAGCTGCTGTCGATCCGCGTCGATCCTGAACATCATACCTGCCAGGAGTCGAAGTCGATTGTCGACGCGCGCCTCAGTGAAGTGCAAAGCAAGCTGGCTGAATTGAGCCGGATGCGGGACTCATTGCAAAGATTGAGCGATGCCTGCTGCGGCACGGCCCACACCAGCAACTATTGCTCTATTCTGGAAGCGCTGGAACAGGGCGCCAGTGACGAAAAATGTAAAAAAGGCGGCTGA
- the secY gene encoding preprotein translocase subunit SecY: MAKQPGLDFQSAKGGLGELKRRLLFVIGALIVFRIGSFIPIPGIDATVLAKLLEQQRGTIIEMFNMFSGGALSRASIFALGIMPYISASIIIQLLTVVHPALAEIKKEGEAGRRKISQYTRYGTLVLAIFQSIGIATGLPNMPGMQGLVLNPGFAFYFTAVVSLVTGTMFLMWLGEQITERGIGNGISIIIFAGIVAGLPPAVAHTIEQARQGDLHFLLLLLVAVLVFAVTFFVVFIERGQRRIVVNYAKRQQGRRVYAAQSTHLPLKVNMAGVIPAIFASSIILFPATIASWFGGGTGWNWLTTISLYLQPGQPLYVLLYASAIIFFCFFYTALVFNPRETADNLKKSGAFVPGIRPGEQTAKYIDKVMTRLTLVGAMYITFICLIPEFMRDAMKVPFYFGGTSLLIVVVVIMDFMAQVQTLMMSSQYESALKKANLKGYNR; this comes from the coding sequence ATGGCTAAGCAACCAGGATTAGATTTTCAAAGTGCTAAAGGCGGGCTCGGCGAGCTGAAGCGCAGACTTTTGTTTGTCATCGGCGCGCTGATTGTCTTCCGTATCGGCTCTTTTATTCCGATTCCTGGTATCGATGCCACTGTGCTTGCCAAATTGCTTGAGCAGCAGAGAGGCACTATCATTGAAATGTTTAACATGTTCTCTGGTGGTGCCCTCAGCCGTGCTTCTATCTTTGCCCTGGGGATCATGCCGTATATTTCGGCGTCGATCATCATCCAGCTGTTAACGGTGGTTCATCCGGCGTTGGCAGAAATCAAGAAAGAAGGGGAGGCTGGCCGTCGCAAGATTAGCCAGTACACCCGTTACGGTACGCTGGTATTGGCCATATTCCAGTCGATCGGTATTGCTACCGGTCTGCCGAATATGCCTGGTATGCAGGGCCTGGTGTTAAACCCAGGCTTTGCATTCTACTTTACTGCGGTTGTGAGCCTGGTGACCGGGACGATGTTCCTGATGTGGCTGGGCGAGCAGATTACTGAGCGTGGTATCGGCAACGGTATCTCAATCATTATCTTCGCGGGTATCGTAGCGGGACTTCCGCCGGCAGTGGCCCATACTATCGAGCAAGCCCGGCAAGGCGACCTGCACTTCCTCCTGTTGCTGTTGGTTGCAGTATTGGTGTTTGCAGTAACCTTCTTCGTTGTTTTCATCGAACGTGGTCAACGTCGTATCGTCGTTAACTATGCGAAACGTCAACAAGGTCGTCGTGTTTACGCAGCACAGAGCACACACTTACCGTTGAAAGTGAACATGGCAGGGGTTATCCCGGCAATCTTCGCTTCCAGCATTATTCTGTTCCCGGCCACGATCGCATCATGGTTTGGGGGCGGTACCGGTTGGAACTGGCTGACAACGATTTCGCTGTATTTGCAGCCAGGGCAACCGCTTTATGTGTTACTCTATGCGTCTGCAATCATCTTCTTCTGTTTCTTCTACACGGCGTTGGTTTTCAACCCGCGTGAGACAGCAGATAACCTGAAGAAGTCCGGTGCCTTCGTACCAGGAATTCGTCCGGGAGAGCAAACGGCGAAGTACATCGATAAAGTAATGACGCGTTTAACCCTGGTGGGCGCGATGTACATTACTTTCATCTGCCTGATCCCGGAGTTCATGCGTGATGCAATGAAAGTACCATTCTACTTTGGTGGTACCTCGCTACTGATCGTGGTTGTCGTCATCATGGACTTTATGGCTCAAGTGCAAACTCTGATGATGTCAAGTCAGTACGAGTCTGCATTGAAGAAAGCAAATCTGAAAGGCTATAACCGCTAG
- a CDS encoding DnaJ family domain-containing protein: MWLLDQWAERHIHQAQEKGEFDNLPGQGQPLALDDDSAVPAELRAGFRLLKNAGYVPPELQARKEALTLAKLLQEIGSEHPDYAELGKRMALLEYRLHQAGMSTDFLHGEYQRALDGKFTREEK; this comes from the coding sequence ATGTGGTTACTCGATCAATGGGCGGAACGTCATATTCACCAAGCCCAGGAAAAGGGCGAGTTTGATAATTTGCCGGGTCAGGGCCAGCCGCTGGCGCTGGATGATGACAGTGCGGTGCCCGCCGAGCTGCGCGCCGGCTTTCGCCTGCTGAAGAATGCCGGCTATGTGCCGCCGGAGTTACAGGCTCGCAAAGAGGCGTTAACCTTGGCCAAATTGCTGCAAGAGATCGGCAGTGAGCATCCGGACTATGCCGAGCTCGGCAAGCGCATGGCGCTCCTCGAATACCGTTTGCATCAGGCGGGAATGAGCACCGACTTCCTGCATGGAGAATATCAGCGTGCGTTGGATGGCAAATTTACCCGGGAGGAAAAGTGA
- the rpsH gene encoding 30S ribosomal protein S8, translating into MSMQDPIADMLTRIRNGQAANKVAVTMPSSKLKLAIANVLKEEGFIEDFKIEGDAKPVLELVLKYFQGKAVVESIQRISRPGLRIYKKKDELPKVMAGLGIAVISTSKGVMTDRAARQAGLGGEIICYVA; encoded by the coding sequence ATGAGCATGCAAGATCCGATCGCGGATATGCTGACCCGTATCCGTAACGGTCAAGCCGCGAACAAAGTTGCGGTCACCATGCCTTCCTCCAAGCTGAAATTGGCAATCGCCAACGTGCTGAAGGAAGAAGGTTTTATTGAAGATTTCAAAATCGAAGGCGACGCCAAGCCTGTTCTGGAACTGGTACTGAAGTACTTCCAGGGCAAGGCAGTGGTAGAAAGCATTCAGCGTATCAGCCGTCCAGGTCTGCGAATCTATAAGAAAAAAGATGAGCTGCCAAAAGTTATGGCCGGTTTGGGTATCGCTGTTATTTCTACCTCTAAAGGTGTTATGACCGATCGTGCAGCTCGCCAGGCTGGTCTTGGTGGCGAGATTATCTGCTACGTAGCTTAA
- the rpmD gene encoding 50S ribosomal protein L30, with protein sequence MAKTIKVTQVRSSIGRLPKHKATLLGLGLRRIGHTVEREDTPAVRGMVNLVSYMVKVEE encoded by the coding sequence ATGGCTAAGACTATCAAAGTAACACAAGTTCGCAGCTCCATTGGCCGTCTGCCGAAGCATAAAGCTACACTGCTCGGTCTGGGTCTGCGTCGTATTGGTCACACCGTAGAGCGCGAGGATACTCCTGCTGTTCGCGGTATGGTCAACCTGGTTTCCTACATGGTTAAAGTTGAGGAGTAA
- the rpsK gene encoding 30S ribosomal protein S11, which yields MAKAPVRTRKRVRKQVSDGVAHIHASFNNTIVTITDRQGNALGWATAGGSGFRGSRKSTPFAAQVAAERCAEAVKEYGIKNLEVMVKGPGPGRESTIRALNAAGFRITNITDVTPIPHNGCRPPKKRRV from the coding sequence ATGGCAAAGGCACCTGTTCGTACACGCAAGCGTGTAAGAAAGCAAGTCTCTGACGGCGTGGCTCATATCCATGCTTCTTTCAACAACACCATTGTTACTATTACCGATCGTCAGGGTAATGCTTTGGGTTGGGCAACTGCCGGTGGTTCCGGTTTCCGTGGTTCTCGTAAGTCAACTCCGTTTGCAGCTCAGGTTGCAGCCGAACGTTGTGCTGAAGCAGTAAAAGAATACGGTATCAAGAACCTGGAAGTTATGGTTAAAGGACCTGGTCCTGGTCGTGAGTCTACTATCCGCGCTCTGAACGCGGCTGGTTTCCGCATCACTAATATTACTGATGTGACTCCGATCCCTCATAACGGTTGTCGTCCGCCGAAAAAGCGCCGCGTATAA
- the rpsM gene encoding 30S ribosomal protein S13, giving the protein MARIAGINIPDHKHTVIALTAIFGIGKTRSQSICASTGIAENVKISELSEEQIEQLREAVAKFTVEGDLRREVTLSIKRLMDLGTYRGLRHRRGLPVRGQRTKTNARTRKGPRKPIKK; this is encoded by the coding sequence GTGGCCCGTATAGCAGGCATTAACATTCCTGATCATAAACATACCGTTATCGCCTTAACCGCGATCTTCGGCATCGGTAAAACCCGTTCACAGTCTATCTGTGCATCTACGGGCATTGCTGAAAATGTTAAGATCAGTGAGCTGTCTGAAGAGCAAATTGAACAGCTGCGTGAAGCAGTCGCCAAATTCACCGTAGAAGGTGATTTGCGTCGTGAAGTTACCCTGAGCATCAAGCGTCTGATGGATCTTGGTACATATCGTGGTTTGCGCCATCGTCGTGGTCTGCCAGTTCGCGGTCAGCGTACTAAGACCAACGCACGTACCCGTAAGGGTCCGCGTAAACCGATCAAGAAATAA